The Nitrospira sp. genome window below encodes:
- a CDS encoding ComF family protein, which produces MAGIGLHRLSDLVRQTLRVLLPADCAACGSPLRDDPVPLFCASCWRSIAPLALSRCAQCDRPLPSPAALTHSPSHRCHHCTVRPPAYTKAWTLFPYLPPLQDAICLFKYRGKVSLARPLAQLMIDALPPALQADLIMPVPLHPSRLREREFNQSLLLADRVARHLQRPLSFTNLIRTMPSDPQSTLSRKERLNNLRRAFAVRHPEPIAQQRVLLIDDVFTTGTTVNECAKVLRQAGAGEILVLTLARTVESSVVPDRILARRANDSLGLLGG; this is translated from the coding sequence ATGGCTGGGATTGGGTTGCACAGGCTTTCGGATTTGGTACGGCAGACCCTCCGGGTCTTGTTGCCCGCCGACTGTGCGGCCTGCGGATCGCCGCTCCGAGATGATCCCGTGCCGCTATTCTGCGCTTCCTGCTGGCGCTCCATCGCGCCGCTCGCCTTGTCCCGCTGTGCGCAATGCGACCGCCCTCTGCCATCTCCTGCGGCCCTCACCCATAGCCCGTCCCACCGCTGCCACCATTGCACTGTGCGGCCGCCCGCCTATACGAAGGCCTGGACGCTGTTTCCTTATCTCCCCCCGCTGCAAGATGCCATCTGCCTCTTCAAATATCGGGGGAAAGTCTCGCTGGCCCGCCCCCTGGCCCAGCTGATGATCGATGCGCTCCCGCCCGCCTTGCAGGCGGATCTCATCATGCCAGTCCCGCTGCATCCGTCTCGTTTGCGGGAGCGGGAATTCAATCAGTCCCTGCTGCTGGCCGACCGGGTTGCCCGTCATCTACAGCGCCCCCTCTCCTTCACCAATCTCATCCGCACCATGCCGTCGGATCCGCAAAGCACACTTTCGCGGAAGGAACGGCTCAACAATCTCCGCCGGGCGTTTGCCGTCCGCCACCCTGAACCCATTGCGCAACAACGCGTGCTGCTCATCGACGATGTCTTCACCACCGGCACCACGGTCAACGAGTGCGCCAAGGTGCTCAGACAAGCGGGGGCAGGAGAGATCCTTGTGCTGACCCTGGCCAGAACCGTCGAGTCGAGTGTCGTCCCGGACCGGATACTGGCCCGGCGCGCCAACGATTCCCTGGGATTGCTCGGCGGATAG
- a CDS encoding helix-turn-helix domain-containing protein, whose amino-acid sequence MGTAPKSELMTVAETCRYLKITTRTLYRYIQNRQIPAFKLGKEWRFVRSDLEQWIRDRTRTALPS is encoded by the coding sequence ATGGGGACAGCCCCGAAGAGCGAATTGATGACGGTGGCGGAGACATGCCGCTACTTGAAGATTACGACCCGCACGCTCTATCGCTATATACAGAACAGACAGATTCCAGCCTTCAAGCTTGGGAAAGAATGGCGATTCGTACGTTCGGATCTGGAGCAGTGGATCCGCGATCGAACCAGAACCGCCCTCCCCTCGTAA
- a CDS encoding ABC transporter permease, producing MPAFLLLTIVTAVRILSRNRLRAGLTMLGIVIGVGAVIAMVSIGEGAKAAVQAQVATMGTNVIIILPGATTATGVRGGQGGKFTLTTSDGVYLKKRIPLLRDTGWAKRDAMQVVNGNRNWNVRVYGISPSYLTIRDWSYEKGGEFTQSDVDTASRVAIVGQTVVDNLFEAGEEPVGAAIRIKNVPFRIVGVLTPKGQSAEGVDQDDVIFIPFSTAERKVFGTQFFGSVGALFASTERAEDLGPATEQIREALRARHRLQPDQEDDFTIKTQVDIGKLQEGTSETLTVMLLSIAAVSLLVGGIGIMNILLVSVTERTREIGVRMAVGAKRRHILIQFLIEAVTLSLLGGTIGIIVGVVGARLTTVIAGWPTIISGSTVIAAFLFSLVVGLFFGLYPANKAARLNPIEALRYE from the coding sequence ATGCCGGCTTTTCTCTTGCTCACCATTGTCACCGCGGTTCGCATTCTCAGCCGTAACCGGCTTAGGGCGGGCTTGACCATGCTAGGCATCGTGATCGGGGTGGGGGCTGTCATCGCGATGGTCAGCATTGGCGAAGGGGCGAAAGCTGCCGTTCAGGCCCAGGTGGCCACGATGGGAACCAATGTCATCATTATTCTGCCGGGCGCCACGACCGCCACGGGCGTGCGGGGAGGGCAGGGAGGCAAATTTACGCTCACCACCTCGGATGGGGTGTACTTGAAAAAGCGGATTCCGCTCCTTCGCGATACCGGGTGGGCGAAGCGGGACGCGATGCAGGTGGTCAACGGCAATCGCAACTGGAATGTGCGGGTGTACGGAATCTCCCCCAGCTATTTGACGATTCGTGATTGGTCATATGAGAAAGGCGGAGAATTCACACAGTCGGATGTGGACACGGCCTCCCGAGTCGCGATCGTTGGACAAACGGTCGTGGACAACTTGTTTGAGGCGGGCGAGGAGCCGGTTGGGGCCGCCATTCGCATTAAGAATGTTCCGTTCCGCATTGTGGGGGTGCTGACGCCGAAGGGCCAGTCGGCGGAGGGGGTGGATCAAGACGATGTGATCTTCATTCCGTTCAGCACGGCGGAGCGGAAAGTGTTTGGCACGCAGTTTTTCGGTTCCGTCGGGGCGCTTTTTGCGTCGACCGAGCGGGCGGAGGATCTGGGGCCCGCCACGGAGCAGATTCGCGAGGCGCTCCGGGCCCGGCATCGGCTGCAGCCCGATCAAGAGGACGATTTCACGATCAAGACGCAGGTTGATATCGGAAAGTTGCAGGAGGGAACCAGCGAAACGCTGACCGTCATGCTGCTCTCGATTGCGGCCGTGTCGCTCTTGGTCGGGGGGATCGGGATCATGAACATTTTATTGGTGTCGGTCACGGAACGGACCAGGGAGATCGGCGTGCGCATGGCCGTCGGCGCCAAGCGGCGGCATATCCTCATCCAGTTCTTGATTGAAGCGGTGACCTTGAGTTTGCTGGGCGGGACGATTGGCATCATCGTCGGTGTGGTGGGGGCTCGTCTGACGACGGTGATCGCCGGCTGGCCGACGATTATTTCCGGCAGTACGGTGATTGCGGCGTTTCTGTTTTCCCTCGTGGTCGGTTTGTTCTTTGGCCTGTATCCGGCCAACAAGGCGGCCCGTCTGAATCCCATCGAGGCGCTTCGCTACGAGTAG
- a CDS encoding RusA family crossover junction endodeoxyribonuclease, producing the protein MPAGRRRTGPRSSKLPIRTTSYRRPSASDSATNTPLSGARVLARPKPPRPPLHIPATAATITADRLCITLPVPPSINHQYATVNGRRVLSSAGRSYKLHVGQQLLLALSRSPQKQALMQRLRTEPLALSIRFFFTSPLRRDVDGGLKIAQDALCEGIGLNDNRIVETHLYKDLDSTNPRIEVWLSLADQRVPKE; encoded by the coding sequence ATGCCCGCTGGCCGACGCCGCACAGGCCCCCGCTCCTCAAAGCTGCCGATCCGAACCACCTCCTATCGACGCCCCAGCGCATCGGACTCGGCCACGAACACCCCGCTGTCCGGCGCACGCGTTCTGGCCCGCCCCAAACCACCGCGCCCCCCGCTCCACATCCCCGCAACTGCCGCGACGATTACCGCCGATCGGCTCTGCATCACGCTGCCCGTCCCTCCGAGCATCAATCATCAATACGCCACGGTGAACGGCCGGCGCGTCCTTTCATCGGCAGGGCGCAGCTACAAACTCCATGTGGGGCAACAACTCCTGCTCGCCCTCTCCCGATCTCCGCAGAAACAGGCGTTGATGCAACGATTGCGCACGGAACCGCTGGCCCTCTCCATCCGGTTCTTCTTCACCTCGCCCTTGCGCCGGGACGTCGATGGCGGGCTCAAGATCGCCCAGGACGCCCTCTGTGAAGGGATCGGGCTGAATGACAACCGTATTGTCGAAACCCACCTGTACAAAGATCTGGACAGCACCAACCCCCGCATCGAGGTCTGGCTCTCGCTCGCCGATCAGCGCGTGCCTAAAGAATAA
- a CDS encoding DUF3391 domain-containing protein codes for MATKFIPIEQLRVGMYVAKLDVSWFRSPFLRHRFLVQTEAQIEKLRRIGITRVTIDLSRGDDVEHPQEPRTSVALRTSLQTSLAQMPSQGPKPLAQLNEEYAQASVAKKQIEQTVRSVFSSISEHRTVNRRQVTEAIQEVTIVARTLPNSALFMALSAQRAGDASLSQHALSTCTLALVMGQSLGHNPLELQELATAALLHDIGLLQIPANIVRRSANTSNPLPQRERHLLESHPQLSILTLERQGGFETKVLQLIGEHHVRLDGSGYPHGTRGEFTSERSRILAIADHYDELITGFGGASPLAPYQALQRLYRESQDGILDQTILSQFIKLVGIYPVHSRVRLNTQEQAVVTDLNPSALHQPVVTITHTPAGIETPDPLLVDLAHQGDGSPERAIETVLATPEPAPTHAPSRAA; via the coding sequence ATGGCAACCAAATTCATTCCGATCGAACAACTGCGCGTGGGCATGTACGTAGCCAAACTGGACGTGTCCTGGTTCCGCTCTCCCTTTCTGAGACACCGGTTTCTGGTCCAAACCGAGGCTCAAATCGAAAAATTGCGCCGGATCGGCATCACGCGGGTGACGATCGATCTGTCCCGGGGGGATGACGTCGAACATCCCCAGGAGCCCCGCACCTCAGTCGCTCTGCGCACATCCCTCCAGACGTCCCTCGCCCAGATGCCTTCGCAGGGGCCGAAACCGCTCGCTCAGCTCAATGAGGAATATGCCCAGGCCAGCGTAGCCAAGAAACAAATCGAACAGACCGTCCGCTCCGTCTTTTCCTCCATCTCCGAACACCGCACGGTCAATCGCCGCCAAGTCACAGAAGCCATCCAGGAAGTAACCATCGTCGCAAGAACGCTTCCCAATTCAGCTCTTTTCATGGCATTGAGCGCCCAGCGGGCCGGCGATGCCTCCCTCAGCCAGCATGCCCTCTCCACCTGTACGCTGGCGCTGGTGATGGGACAATCGCTTGGACATAACCCGCTGGAGCTTCAAGAGTTAGCCACGGCGGCATTGCTGCACGATATCGGGCTCCTCCAAATTCCTGCGAATATCGTTCGGCGCAGCGCCAATACGTCGAACCCGTTGCCCCAGCGAGAACGGCATCTGCTCGAATCGCACCCGCAATTAAGCATTCTGACTCTCGAACGCCAAGGCGGGTTTGAGACCAAAGTGCTCCAGTTGATCGGCGAGCACCATGTCCGGCTGGACGGATCAGGCTATCCTCACGGCACGCGAGGCGAGTTTACCTCGGAGCGGTCACGCATTCTCGCCATTGCCGACCACTACGACGAACTCATCACTGGGTTCGGGGGCGCTTCCCCTCTGGCCCCCTACCAGGCCCTGCAACGCCTCTATCGGGAATCCCAGGACGGCATCTTGGATCAAACCATCTTGTCGCAATTCATTAAGCTCGTCGGCATCTACCCCGTTCACAGCCGCGTCCGCCTGAACACACAAGAACAGGCGGTCGTGACAGACCTCAATCCCTCGGCGCTCCATCAGCCGGTGGTAACCATCACCCATACTCCCGCCGGAATCGAAACGCCGGATCCGCTGCTCGTTGACCTCGCCCATCAGGGGGACGGATCGCCTGAGCGGGCCATTGAAACCGTGCTGGCGACACCGGAGCCAGCACCCACTCATGCTCCCTCCCGAGCCGCCTAG